The Lactuca sativa cultivar Salinas chromosome 2, Lsat_Salinas_v11, whole genome shotgun sequence genome includes the window aGTAATTAGAACACCAGATAATAAATAGGAATAATTTTTTATGTGacattaaatatcaaaatattttataaaacataatttctaaatatcatatttaacatATTTAGCCGCATTCgttaactttaaaataaaaatcatatttgcTCTTTACAGACTTCCAATAAGTCAATTAGAGTCGATCATATTTGTTCTAGAAACTTGGTAACCCTGTTTCAGTCGTGGCTTAATATATGTACAAAAAACTTTACATCTGATGTAATCCTTTAGCATCTACATGAATCCTCCTATGATGATGAATGACAGTAGGCCTGGTCATCTGTAATCGTCTAAATGATCCCCCACTTGACAACATTAAAACAACTTCTGACATGATTGGTCTTAGATTAGCAGGTGACTGAGTGCACAATAAAGCAATCTCTATCATATTCATCATATTCTCTTCTTCATACTCATTTGGATCTAAAGCCTTATCAACCAGCTCAATATGCATCCCACTCTCATACAGCTCCCATGCCTGTTCACCAATTTATAATTATTGCAAACTCAAAACTTACAACTTATAAcaatatgatttttaattaaaactattaaTCAAGTATATAAGGAAGTTTGTATATTACATGTTCAAGGAGGTAATTATTTCCATGTGGATCTAAGTTGACAGCAGTCCCCCTCCGACCACTGATGATTTCAAGGGCCACAATGCCAAAGCTGTATGTGTCAACTTTGTCTGATAACTGTCCGTGGGTTGCATACTCTGGTGCAGTATAGCCTCTATATTGCATTTGTTgttcaaacttaaaaaaaaaaaaaaaaaaatccaaatctAGAAAAATTAAGAATGGAGCTATATATGTAATGAACAATACTTACAGTGTCCCAGCAAACAGGGTGCTAACATGACTTTGATCCTCGGGTTGATCCCTAGCCAACCCGAAATCTgcaatttttggttgaaaattaTCATCAAGGAGAATGTTGTTTGACTTTATATCTCTATGAATGATTTTAACATGAAATTCTTCGTGTAGATGCACAAGACCCCTAGCAATTCCAACCATAATGTCAAAGCGTTGTTTCCAATTCAGAGTTCCTCTCTTTTCACCTGTCCATGGATAATTTGTAATTAAGAATAAGAATATTTCAAGGCGAGTTCTTGTAATGTGATTTTCAAATCTTACCCCATAAGAATCTGTCAAGGCTGCCTTGTGGCATGTATTCTAGGACAAGAAGTACTTGAGGTCCATCACTAGACCATCCAAGTAATTGCATAAGATTTCGGTGACGTATGTTGCTTATAAGCTTAACTTCATTGTTGAATTCCAATTTTGATTTACCATACCCATCATGGAGCTTCTTCACTGCCACTACATTCTTATTGTCTAGAACAGCCTGTTAATGGATAAATtaactcttatttttttttttagataTTATTCAGGGTCTAACTATATTTTGACAATaaaatataaaagcatttatttaaATCACTACCTTGAATACTTCACCGTATCCTCCTTTTCCTATTTTATATTCTTCCTTGAAGTTATGTGTTGCCAACCGCAAATCTGTATATTTGTAAGCTTTTACCCCTTCCAACTCATGCTTGCCTGAGGTATCAGATAATAAACATACAATAGAGTAGTTTTTGTTGGTATATGTAATGAGATTAAGTAACATGAAATGGAGAAAGAAAttaatgtaactttttaaatatCACATGTGTTATCACCTTCATCTATTTTTGGCTTCTTCCGTAGTTTATACCGCAAAGACGAAGCAATGATAAGCAAAATGATACCTACACCAACACTTGCTCCGATTATCATACCTAATTTTCTTGAACTCCCTGTCACAAAAAAAACAACTTTTTACATAAATTTTTTGCAAAAGCTATATGTAGAATAATATATGTAATTTTGCTTTAATGATCAGTTAAAAGCTTTTCCAAGTAGTGGGAGTTCCGTTTGGATAACTTTAAGATCTATCAAAAGGTTTCTCTATATatcaatatacaaaaaaaaatataacatttGACTTATCATATAGTTCAGTAAAAGCATTTCATTAATATTCTGTAATGGTTGCTAACATGAAATATACaaataaagataaaaagtttTTGCATATTTTGGATTGGGGGGAGAAAGATAAGAGGAAGAAAGAGAAAAAGAAGCCTAACCTTTACTTAGGAAATGTATGATGTTGGTTGTCTGGTTATCTTGAAAAAATGGAGTCTGAGAATACCTCAGAAAGCACCCAAAGTCAAGCGTCCTTCCTTCTTTACTTGGTGGACAACTGTTGAGATTGTTATATGATATATTCATGCATTGTTCGCAAATGGGCTGAGTCACGCTTTCAACACACTGTGCAATTGCATATATTGTTGTATTGCCACTTGGGAGTCGCTTTGTGGATGCTACATAGAAATTTGAGGTTCTTGGAGTAGCAACCCGAATATCTGATAACAGCTCTCCTACTATTTGGTTAAAAATTGTTGTCTCAGATGCTAATTGATTGCCACATATCAGGGTTGGAGCTATCTTAACATCCATCTTTGCTTGGGGATCTTCGTAAAATTCAGGATAGTTTTCGAACCTTAACCCAAAAGATGCACGCAGTTTAGTATGAACTTGCACACATATTCCCTATCAATCAAGGTAACTCAAAATGATAAAATCCAAATTTGGCTTCAACTTGATATAAGATTGAAATACATCTTAGCCATGTTTGATATGACCTAACTAAAGTATCTTTGCATGAAATATGTTCAATTTGAAAACTCAAGAATAATCGGATATACATGGGTGGTGTTAAAACGGATAATAGAAAAAGGTATCTAATATGGACAAATTTTGGTTTTTTTGTTTCGtttgtaaataaataaataagggtttaTCAAAATCATCAATTTAATTAGCTGTTGTGTTGAGGTCAATATCATTGCAGATCGTGTATATCACAAGTTAGTGAGAGTAAATGTATATTCATGGCATTATAGGTTGATGATATATTATAGGTATTCTTATTTTTAGAGATAGCTTTCAAGGTTTACTTGGGTTGTCTAAAAAGACCTATTTATATCAATACATAACAATTAACCTTTGCACAACCACAAGCGATACTCCATAGCCGCAAGAGATAAATTTAGTCTCAAAAGGTGCTCTAAGaatgattttaaaataaataaaatgaaaatgattCCCTATCTTTTATAGTTGGAGTTTTAGACTGCAGTGACGGAGCTTCGATCTTTCATTTGGGGGCCGAaaatataatttgtataaaattgGTAAATAAGGGGGGTCATggtcaaaattttatatttttaggtttaatatatataaaattaaaatgtaAGGACTACTTTGCCAAAAAAATCAGGAAAATCATAGCCCCTAGCCCTATATAAGATCTGCCCTTGTTAGGCGGATACTTGATTAATTCACTCGAAGACAACAAATAACACATGCATTGTTTATAGAGAAAAAAGATACGCCAAGATATCACTAACATCAAGTTTATAATTAAAGAAAGAGTTCATGATAAACATATTTTCATAGAACATGTATAGATAAATTCTATGCTAGAAGATCCACTCAACCCCTAAAGTTTATCATGATACACTTGTCATATGGGCAATATTTATGATGTTACACTCGTTTAGTAGGACCATTGTGTATCATTCATTTTACATGTTTAATGTTGAACTTTTTACTTTTTGTACGAGAAAGTTGATAACCTTTGattttatttccaaattcactTATTATGTTCTATGAGTAATATGTATACTGTATAAAGActatgaatttttttaaaatcagGGTGGCCTATTAAAGATTACTTAAATATTATTCGAATCAAACAAGTTCCAATCTTATGTTGGCTTAAAGAACACTATATAAGCTATGAATTTACTTCACTTGAGAATTAAAGTTTGACAATCTAGATTATTATGGTTTAGTTAGGCTAAAAATCAAAATCGAGGAATTGAACtatgaaaccaaaaccaaaatcaTAAGCGGGCTTTCAAAACGATAATCATGTTGGTGAATAGTTTTACTAATTGTATTTAAGTGTAACGGATTAACTTGTTGACCGAAATCAATCTTaatgaatattaaacaagtaacgAAGGTGCGAAGTACAAACGTGTTTAAGTTTATTCAAGATTCAAAATAGACAGTCATTTATGGACGAAAc containing:
- the LOC111899984 gene encoding cold-responsive protein kinase 1 isoform X1; this encodes MTELVVLVILLMISNLGTSQSNNNNTNTTNTPIRLSCGINPVTSSSSLFSSLDSTITELRSQLWNKDVYFARAHDLRSLDLVYGLAQCRNYLSAAQCVTCFDAAVSAIKTCSSVTGAYVFLDNCFLRFENYPEFYEDPQAKMDVKIAPTLICGNQLASETTIFNQIVGELLSDIRVATPRTSNFYVASTKRLPSGNTTIYAIAQCVESVTQPICEQCMNISYNNLNSCPPSKEGRTLDFGCFLRYSQTPFFQDNQTTNIIHFLSKGSSRKLGMIIGASVGVGIILLIIASSLRYKLRKKPKIDEGKHELEGVKAYKYTDLRLATHNFKEEYKIGKGGYGEVFKAVLDNKNVVAVKKLHDGYGKSKLEFNNEVKLISNIRHRNLMQLLGWSSDGPQVLLVLEYMPQGSLDRFLWGEKRGTLNWKQRFDIMVGIARGLVHLHEEFHVKIIHRDIKSNNILLDDNFQPKIADFGLARDQPEDQSHVSTLFAGTLGYTAPEYATHGQLSDKVDTYSFGIVALEIISGRRGTAVNLDPHGNNYLLEHAWELYESGMHIELVDKALDPNEYEEENMMNMIEIALLCTQSPANLRPIMSEVVLMLSSGGSFRRLQMTRPTVIHHHRRIHVDAKGLHQM
- the LOC111899984 gene encoding cysteine-rich receptor-like protein kinase 2 isoform X2, coding for MTELVVLVILLMISNLGTSQSNNNNTNTTNTPIRLSCGINPVTSSSSLFSSLDSTITELRSQLWNKDVYFARAHDLRSLDLVYGLAQCRNYLSAAQCVTCFDAAVSAIKTCSSVTGAYVFLDNCFLRFENYPEFYEDPQAKMDVKIAPTLICGNQLASETTIFNQIVGELLSDIRVATPRTSNFYVASTKRLPSGNTTIYAIAQCVESVTQPICEQCMNISYNNLNSCPPSKEGRTLDFGCFLRYSQTPFFQDNQTTNIIHFLSKGSSRKLGMIIGASVGVGIILLIIASSLRYKLRKKPKIDEGKHELEGVKAYKYTDLRLATHNFKEEYKIGKGGYGEVFKAVLDNKNVVAVKKLHDGYGKSKLEFNNEVKLISNIRHRNLMQLLGWSSDGPQVLLVLEYMPQGSLDRFLWGEKRGTLNWKQRFDIMVGIARGLVHLHEEFHVKIIHRDIKSNNILLDDNFQPKIADFGLARDQPEDQSHVSTLFAGTLLNNKCNIEAILHQSMQPTDSYQTKLTHTALALWPLKSSVVGGGLLST
- the LOC111899984 gene encoding cold-responsive protein kinase 1 isoform X3, yielding MDVKIAPTLICGNQLASETTIFNQIVGELLSDIRVATPRTSNFYVASTKRLPSGNTTIYAIAQCVESVTQPICEQCMNISYNNLNSCPPSKEGRTLDFGCFLRYSQTPFFQDNQTTNIIHFLSKGSSRKLGMIIGASVGVGIILLIIASSLRYKLRKKPKIDEGKHELEGVKAYKYTDLRLATHNFKEEYKIGKGGYGEVFKAVLDNKNVVAVKKLHDGYGKSKLEFNNEVKLISNIRHRNLMQLLGWSSDGPQVLLVLEYMPQGSLDRFLWGEKRGTLNWKQRFDIMVGIARGLVHLHEEFHVKIIHRDIKSNNILLDDNFQPKIADFGLARDQPEDQSHVSTLFAGTLGYTAPEYATHGQLSDKVDTYSFGIVALEIISGRRGTAVNLDPHGNNYLLEHAWELYESGMHIELVDKALDPNEYEEENMMNMIEIALLCTQSPANLRPIMSEVVLMLSSGGSFRRLQMTRPTVIHHHRRIHVDAKGLHQM